A stretch of Perognathus longimembris pacificus isolate PPM17 chromosome 1, ASM2315922v1, whole genome shotgun sequence DNA encodes these proteins:
- the LOC125348448 gene encoding olfactory receptor 12-like produces MWSDLNKNYSEITEFILLGFRTAPKLQILLFFVFLVIYVAIVVGNVSMVLVISRDYKLQTPMYFFLRNLSYLDLCYSTVIAPKTLANFLSTEKKISYNGCATQFFFFALFVTTEGFLLSVMAFDRFSAICSPLLYPINMSQKVCVQLVTGSYIGGCINSMVQTGFTFSLSFCGENRLDHFFCDVPALIKLSCADTFVNEIVLFILSAFIIISTITVIVVSYGYILSTVLKIPSTHGRRKTFSTCGSHIAVVSIFYGTVFFMYAQPGALSSPEQSKIVAVFYTLIIPMLNPLIYSLRNRDVKDAVKRVICGKWSSQ; encoded by the coding sequence ATGTGGAGTGATTTGAATAAGAATTACTCAGAGATTACTGAGTTTATTCTGCTGGGATTTAGAACTGCTCCCAAGCTCCAGATCCTCTTGTTCTTTGTCTTCTTAGTCATCTACGTAGCCATTGTGGTGGGCAATGTCAGCATGGTGCTGGTCATTTCTAGGGACTACAAGCTGCAAACACCTATGTACTTCTTCCTGAGAAATTTGTCCTATCTGGATCTCTGCTATTCCACAGTCATTGCTCCCAAAACCCTAGCCAACTTTTTGAGTACTGAAAAGAAAATTTCCTACAATGGTTGTGctactcaatttttcttttttgctctgttTGTCACTACGGAAGGTTTCCTTCTGTCTGTAATGGCATTTGATCGCTTCTCAGCCATTTGCTCTCCTCTCCTTTACCCTATAAACATGTCCCAGAAAGTCTGTGTTCAGTTGGTAACTGGATCCTACATTGGTGGGTGCATCAACTCCATGGTACAGACTGGTTTCACTTTCAGCTTGAGTTTCTGTGGGGAAAACAGACTGGACCACTTCTTCTGTGATGTTCCAGCCCTGATCAAGCTCTCATGTGCTGACACCTTTGTGAATGAGATTGTGCTGTTCATTCTCTCTGCTTTCATCATCATCTCCACCATCACAGTCATCGTGGTGTCTTATGGGTACATCCTGTCCACTGTCCTGAAGATCCCCTCTACCCATGGCAGGAGAAAGACCTTCTCCACCTGTGGCTCCCACATAGCCGTGGTGAGCATCTTCTACGGAACTGTCTTCTTCATGTATGCCCAGCCTGGGGCCCTGTCCTCACCAGAACAAAGCAAGATTGTAGCTGTGTTCTACACACTTATAATACCAATGCTGAACCCTCTGATCTACAGTCTGAGGAACAGAGATGTAAAAGATGCTGTGAAAAGAGTCATATGTGGGAAATGGTCCTCTCAGTGA